A window from Roseburia sp. 499 encodes these proteins:
- a CDS encoding extracellular solute-binding protein, with protein MKKKVVSVLLIAVLMMGCTFSAKEEKQEDREQNLEEKYEVASTTPYGKYPEEVTYTLGKMTSTNNSNLPEGDTYEDNVYTRYLKDMLNIQNIDVFEEDSVTYYDIVDMAIAEKNLPDVMLVQGLDNLQTLVENDMIEDLTDAYKNCASERIKDIYASYDESVLGNVTFDGKIMALPETNISDGPQLLWLRKDWMDKLGLEAPKTLEDAEYIIEQFVTQDPGGNGEGNTIGIACENEICGEMGHNYEYHLDILFAAYDSYPQQWMKDEAGNLYYGGVQPQTKEALAKAREWYERGILDKQFLMRTNNNIADTIIEGECGAFFGPWWAPNNPLMEAVQENPEAEWQPYLISNTEDEKTRYAQQNASLQYVVVRKGYEHPEVVMKIISVLFDYVRYTDIDNEDFIHYYQWNVDPTARPIYINVDYSDALNRCYNDLISAMQGKREVESMELLEQSYYQHCLKYINDSDNATADQWAAYTSRITACKVLANAETEEVKTYYFAETDTMRSVWWKLKEMQKQAYLEIITGAKPLDYFDTFVEQWYENGGEQIVQEVNASYKEE; from the coding sequence GTGAAAAAGAAAGTTGTTAGTGTTCTTTTAATAGCGGTTCTGATGATGGGATGCACCTTTTCCGCAAAGGAAGAAAAACAAGAAGATAGAGAACAAAATTTAGAAGAGAAATATGAAGTAGCAAGCACTACGCCTTATGGAAAATATCCGGAAGAGGTAACATATACATTGGGAAAAATGACAAGTACAAATAATTCCAATCTTCCAGAGGGAGATACTTATGAAGATAATGTATATACTCGTTATTTGAAGGATATGTTGAACATTCAGAATATTGATGTTTTTGAGGAAGACAGTGTTACTTATTATGATATTGTAGATATGGCGATTGCGGAGAAGAATCTGCCGGATGTAATGTTGGTGCAGGGATTAGATAATCTGCAGACTCTGGTAGAGAATGATATGATAGAGGATTTGACGGATGCTTATAAAAATTGTGCCAGTGAGCGTATCAAGGATATCTATGCCAGTTATGATGAAAGTGTGCTGGGAAATGTAACTTTTGATGGAAAGATTATGGCGTTGCCGGAAACCAATATTTCTGATGGACCGCAGTTGTTGTGGCTTCGGAAGGATTGGATGGATAAGCTAGGATTGGAAGCACCGAAAACACTGGAGGATGCGGAGTACATCATAGAACAGTTTGTTACACAGGACCCTGGCGGCAATGGAGAAGGAAATACCATTGGGATTGCATGTGAAAACGAAATTTGTGGAGAAATGGGGCATAATTATGAATATCATTTGGATATTTTATTTGCAGCGTATGACTCTTATCCACAGCAATGGATGAAAGATGAAGCAGGAAATTTGTATTACGGTGGCGTACAGCCGCAGACAAAGGAAGCGCTTGCCAAGGCGAGAGAATGGTATGAACGGGGAATTCTGGATAAGCAGTTTTTGATGCGTACCAATAACAATATTGCAGATACCATTATTGAAGGAGAGTGTGGGGCGTTTTTTGGACCATGGTGGGCACCAAACAATCCATTAATGGAGGCGGTGCAGGAGAATCCGGAGGCAGAGTGGCAGCCGTATCTCATTTCTAACACGGAGGATGAAAAGACTCGTTATGCCCAACAGAATGCTAGTCTCCAATATGTTGTAGTGCGCAAGGGGTATGAGCATCCGGAAGTTGTCATGAAGATAATTAGCGTTCTGTTTGATTATGTGCGTTATACAGATATTGATAATGAAGATTTTATCCATTATTATCAATGGAATGTTGATCCAACGGCACGTCCGATTTATATTAATGTGGATTATAGTGATGCGTTGAATCGGTGTTATAATGATTTGATATCGGCTATGCAGGGAAAGCGTGAAGTGGAAAGCATGGAGCTGTTAGAGCAGTCTTATTATCAACATTGCTTGAAATATATAAATGACTCAGACAATGCCACCGCAGATCAGTGGGCAGCATATACTTCTAGGATTACAGCCTGTAAGGTATTGGCAAATGCAGAAACGGAAGAGGTAAAGACCTACTATTTTGCAGAAACAGATACTATGCGCTCGGTGTGGTGGAAGTTAAAAGAAATGCAAAAACAGGCATATCTTGAGATTATAACAGGTGCGAAACCATTGGACTACTTTGATACTTTTGTGGAGCAGTGGTATGAGAATGGTGGAGAGCAGATTGTGCAGGAAGTAAATGCAAGTTATAAAGAAGAATAG
- a CDS encoding ABC-ATPase domain-containing protein, whose protein sequence is MKQAVELRELLKKIDHKGYPAYKETRGQYQFPGYLLSIDHVQGDPFAAPSKVSVLVKGAQAGFPKELYDKKHKRVALQDYLLRQFGREVSGFAFQAKGSGKSGLMSVSRPGQEILERSACSIQSEKGDILLRLEIGFPANGRTINARELEKILFDFLPECVKKSLYYKSLDSERVQQVMELSEDQQYIREELEKRGLCAFVADGSILPRESGVSQKPMKGATKFQSPESMRVSMELPFHGTLTGMGIPKGITLIVGGGYHGKSTLLKALEMGVYNHIAGDGREYVITDSSAMKIRAEDGRSIKKTDVSMFINNLPNGKDTKHFSTEDASGSTSQAANVIEAMEADTRLFLIDEDTSATNFMIRDELMQRVVHRNAEPITPFIDRINELYDTYGISTILVAGSSGSYFHKADYILQMEQYVPKDITDFAKKEAESFPIPVEKVAESQKPSFARKLVFKIGGKRGDDRVKIKVMGKDGFSVNHENVDLRYLEQIADVEQVTALGYFLKYAAANLGKGEKTLQEVVAELERILEQQGLAGICGGSYLPAGLAMPRRQEVFACLNRWRG, encoded by the coding sequence ATGAAACAGGCAGTAGAATTAAGAGAATTATTAAAAAAAATTGATCACAAAGGATATCCTGCTTATAAAGAAACCCGGGGACAATATCAGTTCCCGGGTTATCTACTAAGCATTGATCATGTGCAGGGAGACCCTTTTGCAGCACCATCGAAGGTAAGTGTTCTAGTAAAGGGAGCACAGGCTGGATTTCCAAAAGAATTGTATGATAAAAAGCATAAGAGAGTCGCATTGCAGGATTATCTGCTGCGACAGTTTGGAAGAGAGGTATCCGGCTTTGCTTTTCAGGCAAAAGGTTCGGGGAAAAGCGGACTAATGTCAGTGAGCCGTCCGGGACAGGAAATCTTAGAACGAAGTGCATGCAGTATACAATCGGAAAAGGGAGACATTTTGTTGCGGTTGGAAATTGGTTTTCCGGCAAATGGAAGAACGATTAATGCAAGGGAACTAGAGAAAATATTGTTTGATTTTCTACCGGAGTGCGTGAAAAAATCTTTGTACTATAAGTCTCTGGATAGTGAACGAGTGCAGCAGGTCATGGAGCTTTCCGAGGATCAGCAGTATATTCGGGAGGAATTGGAAAAACGTGGTTTATGCGCATTTGTAGCAGATGGAAGCATATTGCCGAGAGAATCCGGTGTTTCACAGAAACCTATGAAGGGAGCTACGAAGTTCCAGTCACCGGAATCTATGCGGGTTTCTATGGAACTTCCTTTTCATGGAACATTGACTGGAATGGGAATTCCAAAGGGAATTACGCTTATTGTAGGCGGTGGTTATCATGGAAAGTCTACGCTGTTAAAGGCGTTGGAAATGGGAGTATATAATCATATTGCCGGCGATGGAAGGGAATATGTAATTACAGATAGTTCTGCAATGAAAATTCGTGCAGAGGATGGACGTAGTATTAAAAAAACAGATGTTTCTATGTTCATTAATAATCTGCCAAATGGAAAAGATACAAAGCATTTTTCTACAGAGGACGCCAGTGGAAGTACTTCTCAAGCGGCCAATGTAATAGAGGCTATGGAGGCAGATACAAGATTATTTTTGATTGATGAAGACACCAGTGCTACGAACTTCATGATAAGGGATGAATTGATGCAACGCGTGGTACATCGAAATGCGGAGCCGATTACTCCTTTTATTGATAGAATCAATGAGCTGTACGATACATATGGTATTTCCACTATTTTAGTGGCAGGAAGTAGTGGGTCTTATTTTCATAAGGCAGACTATATTCTTCAGATGGAGCAGTATGTGCCAAAGGACATTACAGATTTTGCAAAAAAAGAGGCGGAAAGTTTTCCGATTCCGGTAGAAAAAGTAGCGGAAAGTCAGAAGCCATCTTTTGCACGAAAACTGGTATTTAAAATTGGTGGAAAACGGGGAGATGACCGGGTGAAAATCAAGGTAATGGGAAAGGATGGATTCTCCGTTAATCATGAAAATGTGGACTTGCGGTATTTAGAACAGATTGCAGATGTGGAGCAGGTGACAGCACTGGGATATTTCTTAAAATATGCAGCAGCTAATCTGGGAAAAGGAGAGAAAACTCTGCAGGAAGTAGTGGCAGAGCTGGAGCGGATATTGGAACAGCAGGGACTGGCTGGAATCTGTGGGGGAAGTTATTTACCGGCAGGATTGGCGATGCCGAGAAGACAGGAAGTGTTTGCTTGCTTGAATCGGTGGAGAGGATGA
- a CDS encoding sensor histidine kinase, with the protein MKKIYRLIKDLKLRNKLYLIYLAAGLLPMLVVGLYCCYFINQLLVEREVKNLQNSLNQAMSVVDNQLTIYENISDYLAFNQAILQTVSYPYEDNYYEMYNQFSTVFDPMVTSLKYLHSDIKQVTIYARNDIERHDTTLAPITDIEQEAWFQEISNSNKILWVMDKSKEKIFCVRKMPELQGESGVIYIEVDYNKLFEPLTQMLDENYGVYVQKKDEMVFSYNIFQEPYDRMDFSEGNISSLKTSNDSEFIFVDCDLKGAAGLHAGLYRPASQIEETIAPMMKGMVIIYAVSVIAAGLLLTQLTKMIVRNIEKLTQNMKDVKRGNLEVTVTSDSQDEIGELIQGFGDMVERIKTLIEKVYEGKISLKEYEMKALQAQINPHFLYNSLSLINWKAIEADEKDISKITLALSKFYRTALNKGNNVMPLEDEISNVKSYLDIQLMMHDYEFDVEMDIDERMYYYDTPNLILQPLIENAIDHGIDLKTEGRGKIIIRGWSEGETMYLSVEDNGVGMEEEVAKNILTQKSKGYGVRNVNERIKLIYGQEYGLDIQSKVGKGTKITIKFPIVIRKGGLNL; encoded by the coding sequence ATGAAGAAGATATACCGTTTGATCAAAGACCTGAAATTACGGAATAAGTTATATCTTATCTATCTGGCAGCTGGGCTATTGCCCATGCTGGTAGTAGGGCTGTATTGTTGCTATTTTATAAATCAATTGCTGGTAGAGCGTGAAGTCAAGAATCTGCAAAACAGCCTGAATCAGGCGATGAGTGTGGTAGACAACCAGCTTACGATTTATGAAAATATATCAGATTATCTGGCATTTAATCAGGCAATTTTACAAACAGTATCTTATCCGTATGAGGATAATTACTATGAAATGTATAATCAGTTTTCTACCGTATTTGATCCTATGGTAACATCTCTAAAGTATCTGCACAGTGATATTAAGCAAGTTACAATCTATGCCCGAAATGATATTGAGCGGCACGATACCACACTGGCACCGATTACTGATATTGAGCAGGAAGCGTGGTTTCAAGAAATTTCCAATAGTAATAAAATATTGTGGGTTATGGATAAAAGTAAAGAGAAAATATTCTGTGTAAGAAAGATGCCGGAATTACAGGGAGAATCGGGAGTTATCTATATTGAAGTAGACTATAATAAGCTATTTGAGCCCCTTACCCAGATGTTGGATGAAAATTACGGCGTGTATGTGCAGAAAAAAGATGAAATGGTATTTTCTTATAATATATTCCAAGAACCTTATGATAGGATGGATTTTAGTGAGGGGAATATTTCTTCCTTAAAAACGTCAAATGATTCGGAATTTATTTTTGTGGATTGCGATTTGAAGGGAGCGGCAGGACTTCATGCCGGATTGTATCGTCCGGCTTCTCAGATTGAAGAAACAATTGCACCTATGATGAAGGGAATGGTGATTATCTATGCGGTAAGTGTAATTGCGGCAGGTCTTTTGTTGACGCAACTTACCAAAATGATTGTGAGAAATATTGAAAAGTTGACCCAGAATATGAAGGATGTAAAAAGAGGAAATCTGGAAGTAACTGTAACTAGTGATTCTCAGGACGAAATTGGAGAATTAATACAGGGTTTTGGGGACATGGTAGAGCGTATTAAGACGCTAATCGAAAAAGTATATGAGGGAAAGATTTCTTTGAAGGAATATGAGATGAAGGCACTTCAGGCACAGATTAATCCGCATTTTTTATACAACAGTTTATCACTAATCAACTGGAAAGCCATTGAAGCAGATGAAAAAGATATCAGTAAGATAACGTTAGCTCTTTCAAAATTTTATCGAACTGCGTTGAATAAGGGAAATAATGTTATGCCATTAGAGGATGAAATCAGTAATGTAAAGTCATACTTGGATATCCAGTTAATGATGCATGATTATGAATTTGACGTGGAAATGGATATTGATGAGCGGATGTACTATTATGATACGCCAAATTTGATTTTGCAGCCATTGATAGAGAATGCCATTGATCATGGAATTGACTTGAAGACTGAGGGGCGGGGAAAAATTATCATTCGTGGCTGGAGCGAGGGGGAGACAATGTATCTCTCTGTAGAGGATAACGGAGTAGGTATGGAGGAGGAAGTGGCGAAGAATATTTTAACCCAGAAATCCAAAGGATATGGTGTAAGAAATGTAAATGAGCGAATTAAGTTGATTTATGGGCAGGAATATGGTCTTGATATACAAAGTAAGGTAGGAAAAGGAACCAAGATTACGATAAAGTTTCCCATAGTAATTCGAAAAGGAGGACTGAATCTGTGA
- a CDS encoding sugar ABC transporter permease, with amino-acid sequence MSNTAIRAGKARKTVKNIFVHVILAILAFIWVLPIFWVVVTSFRGEKGSYVTTFLPKTYTFNNYIKLFTDTSILNFPRMFMNTLIIAIFVCIISTVFVLSVSYCMSRMRFKMRKPFMNIAMILGLFPSFMSMISVYYILKALNLVEGGMIRIALIIVFSAGSGVGFYVAKGFFDTIPKSLDEAAIIDGATRWQIFTRITIPLSKPIIVYTILTSFMAPWIDFIFAKVICRADAKYYTVSIGLWKMLEKEYIDSWYTCFAAGAVVVSIPIAILFMITQKYYVEGMSGAVKG; translated from the coding sequence ATGAGTAATACAGCTATAAGAGCAGGAAAAGCCCGTAAGACAGTTAAAAATATCTTTGTACATGTGATTTTGGCTATTTTAGCCTTTATCTGGGTGCTCCCAATATTTTGGGTAGTAGTGACTAGTTTCCGTGGAGAAAAAGGTTCTTATGTAACGACTTTCTTGCCGAAGACATATACCTTTAATAATTATATTAAATTATTTACAGATACTAGTATTCTGAACTTTCCAAGAATGTTCATGAATACACTTATCATTGCAATCTTTGTTTGTATTATATCAACAGTATTTGTATTGTCGGTATCTTATTGTATGTCAAGAATGCGTTTTAAAATGAGAAAACCGTTTATGAATATTGCAATGATTCTGGGATTATTCCCATCCTTTATGTCTATGATTTCAGTGTATTACATTTTGAAAGCATTGAATCTGGTAGAAGGCGGAATGATTCGTATTGCGTTAATTATTGTATTCTCAGCAGGAAGTGGTGTTGGATTCTATGTGGCAAAAGGATTCTTCGATACGATTCCAAAGTCACTGGACGAAGCGGCAATTATTGATGGTGCTACAAGATGGCAGATTTTCACTAGAATTACTATTCCATTAAGTAAGCCAATCATTGTGTATACAATTTTGACTTCTTTTATGGCACCATGGATTGACTTTATTTTTGCAAAAGTTATCTGTCGTGCAGATGCAAAATATTATACGGTATCCATTGGTCTTTGGAAAATGTTAGAGAAAGAGTACATTGATTCCTGGTATACATGTTTCGCTGCAGGAGCAGTAGTAGTATCTATACCAATTGCAATTTTATTCATGATTACACAGAAATATTATGTGGAAGGTATGAGTGGAGCAGTAAAAGGTTAA
- a CDS encoding alpha-amylase family glycosyl hydrolase, which produces MKRRLQALLLTVCLLAGSFSTACSNEKKKEALNIIDDNYRNYYEIFVGSFYDSDGDGMGDLQGVIEKLDYINDGDDKTDTDLGFNGIWLMPIMPSDTYHKYDVKDYYSIDEAYGTMEDMEQLIEECHKRGINLIIDTIINHTSASHPWFIEACDYLESLPEGTEPDVAQCKYVDYYNFAKDKSGIDTWHKVGNSDWYYECVFWDQMPDLNLASENVRKEIEDIASFWLDKGVDGFRLDAAKEYYTGQVEKNVEVLSWFTNYVKSVDKDAYIVAEVWEKSDTIAQYYASGITSLFNFPMSQVDGRIGKTVLGIGGDKSFTEAVESIDSKYRAQNPAYIDAPFISNHDTTRVAAQYAYNQDQIKYAAGLLLTESGSPFVYYGEEIGMASSGKKDENKRLAMYWSDKDKTGIANDPVGADKVEQKFAPVDEQMEDENSIYNYYKKAIRIRNTYPEIARGTIQVVTGITQENVSALTKTWEDDSIGIIYNSSSEETKVSLKDMGMEKMSVCNYLTVDGSEITSSKEEIKMPPYSIVFLK; this is translated from the coding sequence ATGAAAAGAAGATTACAGGCGTTACTCCTGACGGTCTGCCTGTTAGCAGGAAGTTTTTCTACCGCGTGTTCAAATGAGAAGAAAAAAGAGGCATTAAATATTATAGATGATAATTATCGCAATTATTATGAAATATTTGTTGGTTCCTTTTATGACAGTGATGGCGATGGAATGGGGGATTTACAAGGAGTTATTGAAAAATTAGATTATATAAATGACGGAGATGACAAAACAGATACAGATTTAGGATTTAACGGAATCTGGTTAATGCCAATTATGCCTTCTGACACGTATCATAAATATGATGTAAAGGATTATTATAGTATCGATGAAGCTTATGGTACCATGGAGGATATGGAACAACTGATTGAGGAATGTCATAAAAGAGGAATTAATCTGATTATTGATACAATAATTAATCATACCTCTGCATCTCATCCCTGGTTTATAGAAGCATGTGATTATTTGGAGAGTCTTCCGGAAGGAACAGAGCCGGATGTAGCACAGTGTAAGTATGTAGATTATTATAATTTTGCTAAGGATAAGAGTGGAATTGATACCTGGCATAAGGTGGGAAATAGCGATTGGTATTATGAATGTGTATTTTGGGACCAGATGCCGGATTTGAATCTTGCAAGTGAAAATGTAAGAAAAGAAATTGAAGATATTGCATCTTTCTGGCTGGATAAGGGAGTAGATGGCTTCCGGCTGGATGCGGCGAAAGAATACTATACCGGTCAGGTTGAAAAGAACGTAGAAGTTTTATCTTGGTTTACAAATTATGTGAAGAGTGTGGATAAGGATGCATATATCGTAGCGGAAGTGTGGGAAAAGTCTGACACGATTGCACAGTATTATGCTAGTGGAATTACCAGCTTATTTAATTTTCCAATGTCTCAGGTTGATGGTCGAATTGGAAAAACTGTATTAGGAATAGGCGGCGATAAAAGTTTTACAGAAGCAGTGGAAAGTATAGACAGCAAGTATCGAGCACAGAATCCGGCTTATATTGATGCACCATTCATTAGTAATCATGATACCACAAGAGTAGCTGCTCAATATGCTTATAATCAGGATCAGATTAAGTATGCAGCCGGACTTTTGCTGACAGAAAGTGGTAGCCCTTTTGTATATTATGGGGAAGAAATTGGAATGGCAAGCAGTGGAAAAAAGGATGAGAATAAGCGTCTTGCCATGTATTGGTCTGATAAGGATAAGACGGGAATTGCAAATGACCCGGTTGGAGCAGATAAAGTGGAGCAGAAGTTTGCCCCGGTAGATGAGCAGATGGAGGATGAAAACTCTATTTACAACTATTATAAAAAGGCAATTCGAATCCGTAATACTTATCCGGAAATAGCAAGAGGAACCATTCAGGTTGTAACCGGTATTACGCAGGAAAATGTATCTGCCCTGACAAAAACATGGGAGGATGATAGTATTGGAATCATTTACAATTCCTCCTCAGAGGAGACAAAAGTTTCTTTAAAAGACATGGGAATGGAGAAAATGTCTGTTTGCAATTATCTTACAGTAGATGGAAGTGAGATTACTTCTTCAAAAGAAGAAATAAAAATGCCACCATATTCTATTGTATTTTTGAAATAA
- a CDS encoding response regulator transcription factor yields the protein MAPPVSRVKMQKGNIIMYHILIVDDEKIERRGIQFLLKQIDVEWDIEEAANGQEALELLKQKQFDIMLTDIKMPFMDGLQLIEESVKLDPEMKTVIISGYGEFEYARKALSFRVVDYMLKPVEPEAFEKLMKKIISQMESRKRSKEITEKGLSYVKEHALYGLLNGKSIEDVKKESEELVDIREFEEIKCLLLLEFVGDFFNKAGVEFRDEILQVVGEDNIYLNLNPQQSVLLLRYDDMNDVNNMAQAVIGYIKENYKEDCFIAIAGDIAESNNLEKAYNEAELLMESRFYQPERKIYFSDNNGGDGTESEHSNDDTLMKQMKQDIRMKDIAGLREHFERLCNKYRNKTDFSQIYIKFVFSNLMKDIYSSMPKMDETQLNEEVTRLYSITDFKTIMDMVNKNIDRLEESFGSSSSVLHREIETVKQYIYEHYSEELSVDALAQSVYMAPSYLSHVFKKETGQNISKFIKTYRMEKAREMLENTHNKIVNISYAVGYPNVSYFCQSFREYFGISPQKYRSQGEINEEDIPFDQRPEITE from the coding sequence ATGGCACCGCCAGTAAGTCGTGTAAAAATGCAGAAAGGTAATATCATTATGTATCATATCTTAATTGTAGACGATGAAAAAATTGAAAGAAGAGGAATACAATTCCTTTTAAAACAGATTGATGTAGAGTGGGATATAGAAGAAGCTGCAAATGGACAAGAGGCATTGGAATTGTTGAAGCAGAAGCAATTTGACATTATGTTGACGGATATAAAGATGCCTTTTATGGACGGGCTACAATTAATTGAAGAATCCGTAAAGTTAGATCCGGAGATGAAGACTGTTATTATCAGTGGGTATGGCGAGTTTGAGTACGCACGAAAAGCATTATCTTTTCGTGTAGTTGACTATATGCTTAAGCCTGTAGAGCCGGAAGCATTTGAAAAATTAATGAAGAAAATTATTTCCCAGATGGAGAGTCGCAAGCGTTCGAAGGAGATTACAGAAAAGGGATTGAGCTATGTAAAGGAACATGCACTGTATGGACTTTTAAATGGTAAATCCATTGAGGATGTAAAAAAGGAATCCGAAGAACTGGTGGATATTCGGGAATTTGAAGAGATAAAGTGTCTACTGCTGCTGGAATTTGTAGGAGACTTTTTTAACAAGGCGGGAGTGGAGTTTAGAGATGAGATTTTGCAAGTGGTAGGAGAAGATAACATATATCTAAATCTGAATCCACAGCAGTCTGTGTTGTTATTGCGATATGATGATATGAATGATGTCAACAATATGGCACAGGCAGTGATTGGTTATATAAAAGAGAATTATAAGGAGGATTGTTTTATTGCCATTGCCGGTGATATTGCAGAATCCAATAATTTAGAAAAGGCATATAATGAAGCAGAGCTTTTAATGGAATCACGTTTTTATCAGCCAGAGCGTAAGATTTATTTTTCTGATAATAATGGGGGCGATGGAACTGAATCAGAGCACTCGAATGATGATACCCTGATGAAACAAATGAAGCAGGATATTCGAATGAAGGATATTGCCGGATTGCGAGAGCATTTTGAACGGTTATGTAATAAGTATCGGAATAAAACAGATTTTTCACAAATTTATATTAAATTTGTCTTTTCAAATCTGATGAAGGATATTTATAGTAGTATGCCTAAAATGGATGAAACACAGCTTAATGAAGAGGTTACACGGTTATACAGTATTACAGATTTTAAGACCATTATGGATATGGTAAATAAAAATATTGATCGTTTGGAAGAAAGCTTCGGAAGTAGTTCGTCTGTGCTTCATCGTGAAATTGAAACCGTAAAGCAGTACATATACGAGCATTATAGTGAAGAACTTAGTGTGGATGCATTAGCACAGAGTGTTTATATGGCACCAAGTTATTTGAGTCATGTGTTTAAAAAAGAAACCGGACAGAACATCAGCAAATTTATCAAGACCTATCGTATGGAGAAGGCGAGAGAGATGCTGGAGAATACCCATAATAAGATTGTAAATATCAGTTATGCGGTTGGTTATCCAAATGTATCTTATTTTTGCCAGAGCTTCCGGGAGTATTTTGGAATTAGTCCTCAGAAATACAGGAGCCAGGGGGAAATAAATGAAGAAGATATACCGTTTGATCAAAGACCTGAAATTACGGAATAA
- a CDS encoding carbohydrate ABC transporter permease, whose amino-acid sequence MKKAEKKNKEEFKSPYTIIGAITKGNVITKLSLLIMGLGNIAHKQIVKGLMYLAVEISWLVYMIQYGFYSLSMLPSLGWREQQKVWNKEKSIFEYEAGDQSNLILLFGVATLFVTAMFIIVWRDAVKSSYKAELLAKEGSHINTFKEDFKSLFNQNLHKLLLGAPIMGVLVFTILPLIYNITMAFTNYSKLNDKMVLFDWVGIDNFKKILNIRDGIGGQFYSVLGWTLIWAVFATVLNYIFGMILAIVINRKETKAKGFWRFCFVLSIAVPQFVSLLIMRSMLQPTGIVNTLLLKYGIIDTALPFFSSPMWARVTVIVINIWVGIPYTLLQVTGILQNIPAELYEAAKIDGANTVQIFFKITLPYMLFVMTPYLITQFTGNINNFNVIFLLSGGNPTGVGDTAGSTDLLVTWLYKLTVDKSYYNLGAVIGIMTFIVLAIVSLITYRNTASYKDEEGFM is encoded by the coding sequence GTGAAAAAGGCTGAGAAGAAGAATAAAGAGGAATTTAAGAGTCCTTATACCATTATCGGTGCAATAACAAAAGGAAATGTTATTACAAAATTGTCCCTATTAATAATGGGACTTGGAAATATTGCGCATAAACAGATTGTAAAGGGATTAATGTATCTGGCAGTTGAAATCAGCTGGTTAGTTTACATGATTCAGTATGGTTTTTATAGTTTATCTATGCTTCCTTCCTTAGGATGGAGAGAGCAACAAAAAGTTTGGAATAAAGAGAAGAGTATTTTTGAGTATGAGGCTGGAGATCAGTCGAATTTGATTTTATTATTTGGTGTAGCAACATTGTTTGTTACTGCCATGTTTATTATTGTATGGCGTGATGCTGTGAAAAGTTCTTATAAGGCAGAACTTTTAGCAAAAGAAGGAAGTCATATAAACACATTTAAAGAAGACTTCAAGAGTTTGTTTAATCAAAATTTACATAAATTGTTATTGGGAGCCCCAATCATGGGCGTTTTGGTATTTACCATATTACCATTGATATATAATATCACAATGGCATTTACGAATTACAGTAAGTTGAATGACAAGATGGTATTATTTGATTGGGTGGGAATTGATAACTTTAAGAAGATTCTGAATATCAGAGATGGTATCGGAGGACAGTTCTATTCTGTATTAGGATGGACATTAATTTGGGCAGTATTTGCAACAGTATTGAACTATATTTTCGGTATGATACTGGCAATTGTAATTAACCGTAAAGAAACGAAGGCAAAGGGATTTTGGCGTTTTTGTTTTGTTCTTTCCATTGCGGTACCGCAGTTCGTATCTTTGTTAATTATGAGAAGTATGTTACAGCCGACAGGTATTGTTAATACCTTATTATTGAAGTATGGAATTATAGATACAGCACTTCCATTCTTTTCTAGTCCAATGTGGGCAAGAGTAACCGTTATTGTTATTAATATCTGGGTAGGTATTCCGTATACCTTGCTTCAGGTAACGGGTATTTTGCAGAATATTCCGGCAGAACTTTATGAAGCTGCTAAGATTGACGGTGCAAATACGGTACAGATTTTCTTTAAAATCACATTACCATATATGTTGTTTGTTATGACACCATATTTGATTACACAGTTTACAGGAAATATCAACAACTTCAATGTTATCTTCTTGCTGTCAGGCGGAAATCCTACCGGAGTTGGAGATACAGCGGGAAGCACGGACCTTTTGGTTACCTGGCTGTATAAGTTAACGGTTGATAAGAGTTACTACAACTTGGGTGCTGTAATTGGTATTATGACATTCATTGTATTGGCAATTGTTTCGTTAATAACTTATCGAAATACCGCATCCTATAAAGATGAGGAGGGATTCATGTAA